A part of Arthrobacter dokdonellae genomic DNA contains:
- a CDS encoding DUF4386 domain-containing protein: MTITDRTPATRRAPMSPTRKISLVAGALYLLTFVSIPTLALYGPVSDPNFITGAGPDTPIIIGGILEIIVALAGIGTAVALFPVVRRQNEGLALGVVAARVFEAAAMFAGVVCLLALVTLRQAGLGAGSVPTGLALASLHNWFFMAQNLMPAANALMLGTLMYKSRLVPRALPIMGFIGAPLLIVSTFATILGLNEQVSAWSGLSALPVAAWELSLGIWLAFKGFKPSPITAGMDAAKGAARNPAAYRRAAS; encoded by the coding sequence ATGACCATCACCGACCGCACCCCCGCGACACGACGCGCCCCCATGAGCCCGACGAGGAAAATTTCACTGGTCGCCGGCGCGCTATATCTGCTCACCTTCGTTTCCATCCCGACCCTGGCCCTGTACGGCCCGGTGTCGGACCCGAACTTCATCACTGGGGCCGGCCCGGACACGCCCATCATCATTGGCGGCATCCTGGAGATCATCGTTGCCCTGGCCGGCATCGGCACCGCGGTGGCGCTTTTCCCCGTGGTCAGGCGGCAGAATGAGGGACTCGCACTGGGCGTTGTCGCAGCGCGCGTCTTTGAGGCGGCGGCCATGTTTGCCGGCGTCGTGTGCCTGCTCGCCCTGGTGACCCTGCGCCAGGCCGGCCTCGGGGCAGGTTCGGTGCCCACCGGCCTGGCGCTCGCATCCCTGCACAACTGGTTCTTCATGGCCCAAAACCTCATGCCGGCCGCGAACGCCCTCATGCTCGGCACCCTGATGTACAAGTCCCGCCTGGTGCCCCGGGCGCTTCCCATCATGGGATTCATCGGGGCGCCGCTGCTGATCGTCTCTACGTTCGCCACAATCCTCGGCCTCAACGAGCAGGTTTCGGCCTGGTCGGGACTCTCCGCACTGCCCGTGGCGGCATGGGAGCTTTCGTTGGGGATCTGGCTGGCCTTCAAGGGATTCAAGCCCTCCCCCATCACCGCCGGAATGGACGCGGCGAAGGGCGCAGCCCGGAACCCGGCAGCGTACCGCCGCGCAGCCAGCTAG
- the betT gene encoding choline BCCT transporter BetT yields the protein MVERSRFGVEERRRPQETEENRPPISSSELSRGPAELAGAAELVEDRKPRVNWRVFIISAAIILAFSVWAMVMPAHAKDTMHSVVTWIATNLGWYYVLTITLVVLFVLWVAFSKEGSVRLGPDHSRPQYNLFTWVAMLFAAGVGIDMLFYSVTGPVTQYMSPPSGTGQTAASAQDAVIWTMFHYGIAGWSIYALLGMAMGYFAFRWGMPLSIRAALYPLLGKRVRGAAGDVIDIFALVGTVFGVATSMGIGVVLLNVGFAWLFGLQEGLALQIALVVVAVIMTVAACTSGVDKGIRVISELNLWAAGAMMLYILVTGKTSFLLNAMVENIGRFIFTLPERTLQTFAYESGGADWMAGWTLFFWAFWLAWGPFVGLFLARISRGRTLREFVIAAITAPVLCDFFIVSIFGNSALSEVLGGNKAFAEEAIKSPEHGWYSLLEMFPGAPFLIGLATLSGLLFYLTSANSGAMVMSNFSSSIPDPSVDGAKWLRIFWALLTAILTVAMLVAGGVATMEYATLIFALPVTVIAYLVMASFSKVLRMERAEREGQVMRRRSVAAHGGQAPEKTWRQRLARLRSYPSNKAVAQFVDRVVQPALADVANEFKQLGYHAELAATPNAETGIDEYTLVVNMEDHRNFHYQVAAVEAPVPMFGGRSMSRQIDVYYRLEVFTQTGTEGYDLMGLTDQQVINDVLDRYEAHLSFLQYSSDHDYASLLTPPPPPTESIPKVPGAHLKDDDGGPGEA from the coding sequence ATGGTCGAGCGCAGCCGGTTCGGCGTGGAGGAGCGACGCAGGCCGCAGGAGACGGAAGAAAACCGTCCGCCCATTTCCAGCAGCGAGCTGAGCAGGGGTCCGGCCGAGCTCGCCGGTGCCGCCGAACTAGTCGAGGACCGCAAGCCGCGCGTCAACTGGCGCGTCTTCATCATCTCCGCCGCCATCATCCTTGCCTTTTCCGTCTGGGCCATGGTCATGCCCGCGCACGCCAAGGACACCATGCACTCGGTGGTCACCTGGATTGCCACGAACCTGGGCTGGTACTACGTCCTCACCATCACCCTCGTGGTCCTGTTCGTGCTCTGGGTCGCCTTCTCCAAGGAGGGCAGCGTCCGACTGGGCCCGGACCACTCACGTCCGCAGTACAACCTCTTCACGTGGGTGGCGATGCTCTTCGCCGCCGGCGTGGGCATCGACATGCTCTTTTACTCCGTTACGGGGCCCGTCACGCAGTACATGTCGCCGCCGTCGGGCACCGGCCAGACCGCCGCCTCGGCGCAGGACGCGGTCATCTGGACCATGTTCCACTACGGCATTGCCGGCTGGTCGATCTACGCACTGCTTGGCATGGCCATGGGGTACTTCGCCTTCCGCTGGGGCATGCCCCTGTCCATCCGCGCGGCACTCTACCCGCTGCTGGGCAAGCGGGTGCGCGGGGCCGCCGGGGACGTCATCGACATCTTCGCCCTGGTGGGTACCGTGTTCGGCGTGGCCACGTCGATGGGGATCGGGGTGGTCCTGCTCAACGTGGGCTTCGCCTGGCTGTTCGGCCTGCAGGAGGGGCTGGCGCTGCAGATCGCCCTGGTGGTGGTGGCCGTGATCATGACCGTGGCCGCGTGCACGTCCGGGGTGGACAAGGGCATCCGTGTGATTTCCGAGCTGAACCTGTGGGCGGCCGGGGCCATGATGCTGTACATCCTGGTCACCGGCAAGACCTCCTTCCTGCTCAACGCCATGGTGGAAAACATCGGCCGCTTCATTTTCACCCTTCCGGAGCGGACCCTGCAGACCTTCGCCTACGAATCCGGCGGGGCCGATTGGATGGCCGGCTGGACCTTGTTCTTCTGGGCCTTTTGGCTCGCCTGGGGGCCGTTCGTGGGTCTTTTCCTGGCGCGCATCTCCCGCGGCCGCACGCTGCGGGAGTTCGTCATCGCCGCCATCACGGCCCCGGTGCTCTGCGACTTTTTCATTGTCTCGATCTTCGGCAACAGTGCTCTCAGCGAGGTCCTGGGCGGCAACAAGGCCTTCGCCGAGGAGGCCATCAAGAGCCCCGAGCACGGCTGGTATTCGTTGCTGGAAATGTTCCCTGGCGCGCCGTTCCTGATCGGCCTGGCCACGCTGTCCGGACTGCTGTTCTACCTGACCAGCGCCAACTCCGGTGCCATGGTGATGAGCAACTTTTCCTCGTCCATCCCGGATCCTTCCGTCGACGGGGCGAAGTGGCTGCGCATCTTCTGGGCGCTGCTCACGGCCATCCTCACAGTGGCCATGCTGGTGGCCGGTGGCGTGGCAACCATGGAGTATGCCACGCTGATCTTCGCCCTGCCGGTGACCGTCATCGCCTACCTGGTCATGGCCTCCTTCTCCAAGGTGCTGCGCATGGAGCGCGCCGAGCGGGAGGGCCAGGTGATGCGCCGTCGTTCGGTGGCGGCCCATGGAGGGCAGGCGCCGGAGAAAACATGGCGCCAGCGGCTGGCGCGACTGCGCTCCTACCCGTCCAACAAGGCGGTTGCGCAGTTCGTGGACCGCGTTGTGCAGCCGGCGTTGGCGGACGTGGCCAACGAGTTCAAGCAGTTGGGTTACCACGCCGAGCTCGCCGCCACGCCCAACGCGGAGACCGGGATTGACGAGTACACGCTGGTGGTGAACATGGAGGACCACCGCAACTTCCACTACCAGGTGGCCGCCGTGGAGGCGCCGGTGCCGATGTTCGGAGGGCGCAGCATGTCCCGCCAGATCGACGTGTACTATCGGCTGGAAGTCTTCACCCAGACCGGCACCGAGGGCTACGACCTCATGGGCCTGACCGACCAGCAGGTCATCAACGACGTCCTGGACCGCTACGAGGCACACTTGTCCTTCCTGCAGTACTCCAGCGACCACGACTACGCCTCGCTGCTCACACCCCCTCCGCCTCCCACGGAGTCCATCCCCAAGGTGCCAGGCGCGCACCTGAAGGACGACGACGGCGGGCCGGGGGAGGCATAA
- a CDS encoding DsrE family protein encodes MAENTEAPQGLLMHAFGKSGEEVAGVFRSALNAAAGLPGAAIEMVVQGPAVAGLTADGGLAAPVAAVLERGVAVLACENSMRAAAVGSGSLLPGVTPVPSAVVHLARRQWDRWAYVRL; translated from the coding sequence ATGGCTGAGAACACTGAGGCTCCGCAGGGCCTGCTCATGCACGCTTTTGGAAAGAGTGGCGAGGAGGTGGCGGGCGTGTTCCGCAGCGCCCTGAATGCCGCCGCCGGCCTGCCCGGCGCCGCGATTGAAATGGTCGTCCAGGGCCCGGCCGTCGCCGGACTGACGGCCGACGGCGGATTGGCCGCCCCCGTTGCCGCCGTCCTGGAACGCGGCGTGGCAGTCCTCGCCTGTGAAAACAGCATGAGGGCCGCGGCCGTGGGCAGCGGCAGTCTGCTGCCGGGAGTCACGCCGGTCCCGTCCGCCGTCGTCCATCTCGCCCGGCGGCAGTGGGATCGCTGGGCCTACGTCCGCCTGTAG